The Fulvivirga ligni genome window below encodes:
- a CDS encoding ABC transporter permease translates to MVKNNNTPPKLAERLLLCFLREELAEEVLGDLDEKFYGLAANGSTWQARRNYWYQVLHYLRPFAIKSISSKTRNIMLINHLKIGFRSIKSSKAFSIINISGLALGLASFLFIMLWVNDELQMDAFHSKSNQLFNVYQTVEEQSGNLTGSFETPLGNAGAILLDSAESEIPEVKMVNHYATGYELPWGFPKTFRLGEKLFKLSGSRASANFFEMFDYPIIAGSKQAAIKDISSIAISRKMALMFFDSPEEAIGKTLNYENNLDFQVQAVFEDVPQHSSLEFDYVINIENQILRKVEWASHKIITTYLLAEGANPDEVSRKLSAYLSNRVDENSGNKVSIGLQPFKDQYLVSGFDNGKPANGKMAYVKLFIAVAIFILIVACINFMNLSTARSVKKGKEVAVRKVVGSSKSLLVQQFLSEFLLMTLMAFALAVLIVFSLLPAFNQFTGKQIELPLTELWFWGSLLLLAFMTSFAAGAYPSFFLSALIPARILKGTVRFSKRSRLFQKGLVVFQFCLSIMLLISTVVFTWQTNYIRNSNLGYDKENLIYVRIEGDLNPKYDLLRKRLNSMPGIALVDRSSEAPHAMNFETADPINWEGKQEGHVVSFKPVSVGFDFTKIMDLQVVEGRAFDRNIASDSNAFMINEIALKEMGIKDPIGKWISAWEKKGHIVGVLKDFHTHSFKQKIKPLVVDVKEDLYFGEVIVRTEPGKTKEALASMEQVLGEINPDYPFSYKFLDAEYMKLYKSEETVSNLCNLFAGLAIIISCLGLLGLSMFSAQQRTKEMGIRKVLGADAGHILSKFSIQFLVLVAIAFLITVPLAWILMNDWLQGFAYRIDLSWWIFALVGLVILGITILTVSFQSFKLARINPARTLRLE, encoded by the coding sequence ATGGTTAAGAATAACAACACACCACCAAAGCTTGCGGAAAGGTTGCTCCTTTGCTTTTTAAGAGAGGAGCTGGCGGAAGAAGTATTAGGTGATTTGGACGAGAAATTTTATGGCTTAGCTGCAAATGGGTCAACGTGGCAAGCCAGACGGAATTATTGGTATCAGGTATTACATTATCTGCGGCCATTTGCAATAAAAAGTATTAGTTCAAAAACTCGAAATATCATGCTTATCAACCACCTAAAAATTGGCTTTAGAAGCATTAAATCTTCTAAGGCATTTTCCATCATCAATATTTCAGGCCTCGCTCTGGGGCTGGCGTCATTCCTTTTTATTATGCTGTGGGTCAATGATGAGCTCCAGATGGATGCTTTTCATAGCAAAAGCAATCAGCTATTTAATGTATATCAAACTGTGGAGGAGCAGTCTGGTAATTTAACTGGAAGCTTCGAAACTCCGCTGGGAAATGCAGGCGCCATACTTTTAGATTCGGCAGAAAGTGAAATTCCTGAGGTAAAAATGGTGAATCACTATGCCACAGGCTATGAATTGCCGTGGGGCTTTCCTAAAACCTTTAGACTGGGTGAAAAGCTGTTTAAACTCTCCGGTTCCAGGGCCAGTGCTAATTTCTTTGAGATGTTTGATTACCCCATTATTGCGGGCAGTAAGCAGGCGGCCATTAAAGATATTAGCAGCATAGCCATATCCAGAAAAATGGCTCTAATGTTTTTCGATTCACCGGAGGAGGCCATTGGCAAAACCCTTAACTATGAAAACAATCTCGATTTTCAGGTGCAAGCTGTTTTTGAAGATGTGCCCCAGCATAGTTCTCTGGAGTTTGATTACGTCATAAACATAGAAAATCAAATTTTACGTAAAGTAGAATGGGCATCTCATAAAATAATCACTACTTATTTATTAGCAGAAGGAGCCAATCCTGATGAAGTCTCACGGAAACTTAGTGCTTATTTATCCAATCGCGTGGATGAAAATTCGGGAAACAAAGTGAGTATAGGCTTGCAGCCATTTAAAGATCAATATCTGGTTTCCGGTTTTGATAATGGTAAGCCTGCTAACGGTAAAATGGCATATGTGAAGTTATTTATCGCGGTAGCCATATTTATTTTAATCGTGGCCTGCATTAATTTCATGAATTTGTCTACCGCGCGTTCGGTTAAAAAAGGTAAGGAAGTGGCCGTTCGCAAAGTGGTGGGCTCCTCAAAAAGCCTACTAGTGCAGCAGTTTCTCAGTGAATTTTTGCTAATGACCTTGATGGCATTCGCATTGGCTGTATTAATAGTGTTTAGTCTATTGCCGGCATTTAATCAGTTTACAGGCAAGCAAATTGAACTTCCACTTACAGAACTGTGGTTTTGGGGTTCTCTCCTGCTGCTTGCTTTTATGACCAGCTTTGCGGCCGGGGCTTATCCTTCATTCTTTCTGTCGGCACTTATTCCAGCCAGAATATTAAAAGGTACTGTACGTTTTTCAAAACGCTCCAGGCTCTTTCAAAAAGGATTGGTGGTGTTTCAGTTTTGCCTTTCTATTATGCTACTCATTTCCACAGTGGTATTTACCTGGCAAACTAACTATATCAGAAACAGCAACTTAGGTTATGATAAAGAAAATCTCATCTATGTGAGAATAGAAGGAGACCTAAATCCCAAATATGATTTATTAAGAAAAAGGCTGAATTCCATGCCGGGAATAGCTTTGGTAGACCGAAGCAGTGAGGCACCTCATGCCATGAATTTTGAGACAGCTGATCCTATTAATTGGGAGGGCAAGCAAGAAGGTCATGTGGTAAGTTTTAAGCCAGTTTCCGTTGGGTTTGATTTTACCAAAATTATGGACTTACAGGTGGTGGAAGGGCGTGCTTTCGACAGGAATATTGCCAGTGATTCTAATGCTTTTATGATTAATGAAATTGCCCTGAAAGAAATGGGCATAAAAGATCCGATAGGTAAATGGATATCGGCCTGGGAAAAGAAAGGGCACATTGTGGGCGTGCTGAAAGATTTTCATACTCATTCCTTCAAGCAGAAGATAAAGCCACTGGTGGTAGATGTAAAAGAAGACTTATATTTTGGAGAAGTTATCGTACGTACGGAGCCAGGGAAAACTAAAGAAGCATTAGCCAGTATGGAGCAGGTGCTTGGAGAGATCAACCCTGATTATCCGTTTAGCTATAAGTTTTTAGATGCTGAGTACATGAAGCTTTACAAGAGTGAGGAAACGGTGTCTAACCTTTGTAATCTGTTTGCCGGGCTGGCCATAATTATTTCTTGCCTGGGCTTATTAGGCTTATCTATGTTTTCTGCTCAGCAGCGTACCAAAGAGATGGGAATACGCAAGGTGCTGGGTGCGGATGCAGGCCATATCTTATCGAAATTTTCTATTCAATTCCTGGTGCTGGTAGCCATTGCATTTCTTATTACAGTGCCACTGGCCTGGATTTTAATGAATGACTGGCTGCAAGGTTTTGCATACCGAATAGATTTAAGCTGGTGGATTTTTGCTCTGGTAGGTCTCGTAATATTAGGCATTACCATACTTACTGTGAGTTTTCAGTCCTTCAAGTTGGCCAGGATCAACCCTGCTCGTACACTGAGATTAGAATAG
- a CDS encoding ABC transporter permease, which translates to MKATKKSIPPKLAEHLLTWFLKDELAEEVLGDLDEKFYSTATKGSLWRAKLNYWYQVLHYFRPFAIRIFRSNHSTNIIMLQHYFKIFIRNLGKNKAFSLINISGLAIGLTVVITIALWVKDEYSYDSHFDNYDRIAQVMYRQTYEDGVKVGLSTARPLEFVLKNDYNDLFKQVVMTAWNREHILSHEDNNVIKHGTYMQEGAEELLSLKMISGSGKGLAEPGNILLSASAADAIFGHKEPTGQTIQLDAAHEMFVAGVYEDMPSNTSEKFAQLDFIAPWSLYVASSEWIQSVEQVWDQSFQTYVLLNDNVSIAQANAAVEGALKNRDQHLTDTKAELFLYPMEDWHLRNHWEEGVLDGGNIDFVHLFETIGVFILLLACINFMNLSTARSEQRSKEIGLRKSIGSGRFQIVFQFYIESFLIVFAAFIISLFAVYHLLPYFNSWTHKNIHLPLGSPAFWFIGVSFIIITSIMAGSYPALYLSSFNAINALQGKVRQGAAALITRKALVITQFAVAIVLIVCTVVVHLQVNFTKDRPTGYDKAGLVQIRQNSDAFKFKYKKLRTEFINSGAVVEMSASHSPLTDVYSRSSGINWPGKPADFKDQFLIVRSSAEYGATVQWKILEGRDFEPENIADEEAVIINEAAAAYMGLEDPVGQYIGNKRKSPIIGVVKDMVMESPYEQVKPTLYVIDGPYNFYNLRLNPNQSIHKNLSVLEQTFKKNLPNVPFNFQFIDDQYAQKFESEERLGQLSGLFTILAIFISCIGLFGLSGYLAEQRTKELGIRKILGASALSLWRLLSREFAWLTLIACFISAPLAYYFITDWLSAYQYSISMPWWLFGVTWVGILMIALLTVSHQAVKAALINPVDSLRGD; encoded by the coding sequence GTGAAAGCAACAAAAAAGTCGATACCACCCAAGCTTGCCGAACACCTGCTCACCTGGTTCCTAAAAGATGAGCTGGCCGAGGAAGTATTGGGTGATCTGGATGAAAAATTTTATAGTACCGCTACAAAAGGGTCATTGTGGCGGGCTAAGCTCAATTATTGGTATCAGGTGCTGCATTATTTCAGGCCTTTTGCTATTAGAATTTTTAGGTCAAACCACTCAACAAACATCATCATGCTTCAGCATTATTTTAAAATATTCATCCGGAATTTAGGTAAGAATAAAGCCTTTTCTTTAATCAATATCAGCGGATTAGCCATTGGTCTTACGGTGGTGATTACCATTGCCTTGTGGGTGAAGGATGAATATTCTTATGACAGTCATTTCGATAATTATGACCGCATAGCTCAGGTCATGTACAGACAAACTTATGAAGATGGCGTAAAGGTGGGACTTTCTACAGCCAGGCCACTAGAGTTTGTGCTGAAAAACGATTACAATGACTTGTTTAAGCAAGTGGTGATGACTGCCTGGAATAGAGAGCATATTCTTTCTCATGAAGATAATAATGTGATAAAACATGGTACTTACATGCAGGAAGGTGCCGAAGAACTGCTGTCATTAAAGATGATTTCAGGCAGCGGTAAAGGGCTGGCTGAACCAGGAAATATACTGTTATCTGCAAGTGCAGCTGATGCTATATTTGGCCATAAAGAGCCTACAGGACAAACTATTCAGCTGGATGCTGCTCATGAGATGTTCGTAGCCGGCGTTTATGAAGATATGCCTTCTAATACTTCTGAAAAATTTGCTCAGCTCGATTTCATAGCACCGTGGTCATTATATGTGGCTAGTTCTGAATGGATTCAATCTGTGGAGCAAGTTTGGGATCAGTCCTTTCAGACTTATGTTTTGCTCAATGACAATGTCTCTATAGCTCAGGCCAATGCTGCTGTAGAAGGTGCTTTGAAAAACAGAGATCAACATTTGACGGATACAAAAGCTGAACTTTTCTTATATCCCATGGAAGACTGGCACCTGCGAAATCACTGGGAGGAGGGTGTGTTGGATGGTGGAAACATTGATTTTGTACATCTTTTCGAAACCATAGGAGTATTTATATTGCTGTTGGCTTGTATCAATTTTATGAATCTTAGCACGGCCAGGTCAGAACAGCGATCCAAGGAAATAGGCTTGAGGAAATCAATTGGTTCAGGCCGATTTCAGATTGTTTTTCAGTTTTATATAGAAAGCTTTTTGATCGTATTTGCTGCCTTTATTATATCGCTTTTTGCGGTGTATCATTTGCTCCCATATTTCAATAGCTGGACGCACAAGAATATTCATTTACCTTTAGGCTCACCGGCATTTTGGTTCATTGGGGTCTCATTTATAATTATTACTTCTATAATGGCAGGTAGCTATCCTGCCTTGTACCTATCTTCTTTTAATGCCATTAACGCTTTGCAGGGCAAGGTGAGACAAGGGGCTGCTGCGCTTATCACCAGAAAGGCATTGGTGATCACGCAGTTTGCCGTGGCTATTGTGCTGATTGTCTGCACCGTAGTAGTCCATCTTCAGGTAAATTTCACCAAAGACCGACCGACAGGTTATGACAAGGCGGGGTTAGTACAAATAAGGCAAAATTCTGATGCCTTTAAGTTTAAATATAAAAAACTGAGAACCGAGTTTATAAATTCTGGTGCTGTAGTAGAGATGTCTGCTTCACATAGTCCACTCACTGATGTTTATTCAAGGAGCTCTGGCATCAACTGGCCAGGAAAACCCGCAGATTTCAAAGATCAGTTTCTAATAGTGAGATCGTCTGCAGAATATGGAGCTACGGTGCAATGGAAAATATTGGAAGGAAGAGACTTTGAACCTGAAAATATAGCCGATGAGGAAGCTGTCATTATCAATGAAGCCGCTGCTGCCTATATGGGGCTGGAAGATCCTGTGGGCCAATACATTGGAAACAAAAGAAAGTCTCCCATTATAGGAGTGGTAAAGGATATGGTAATGGAGTCGCCTTACGAGCAGGTAAAACCGACCTTGTATGTTATAGATGGGCCGTATAACTTTTATAACCTGAGGCTTAACCCTAACCAAAGCATCCATAAAAATCTCTCGGTGCTAGAGCAAACCTTCAAGAAGAATTTGCCCAATGTACCCTTCAACTTTCAATTTATAGATGATCAGTACGCTCAAAAGTTTGAGAGCGAGGAAAGGCTGGGCCAGCTATCCGGCCTGTTTACCATTCTGGCTATTTTTATCTCCTGCATCGGTTTGTTCGGCTTATCTGGATATTTGGCAGAGCAGCGAACCAAAGAATTAGGGATAAGAAAAATTTTAGGAGCCTCAGCCCTGAGCTTATGGCGCTTGCTCTCCAGAGAGTTTGCCTGGCTCACCCTCATTGCCTGCTTCATTTCGGCTCCTTTGGCATATTATTTCATCACCGATTGGCTTTCAGCCTACCAATATAGCATTTCCATGCCTTGGTGGCTATTTGGAGTTACCTGGGTTGGAATTTTAATGATTGCCTTGCTTACAGTGAGTCACCAGGCGGTGAAGGCTGCTTTGATCAATCCGGTGGATAGTTTGAGGGGGGATTGA
- a CDS encoding DUF6985 domain-containing protein has protein sequence MTREEILINSIWTSGKMNVYSEFFQKEVRLDLLTSNYNLKNTEKIISERFVQAINDFLNLPVESSPLIKKLLYKHCLECCENTSFGFDTLDGETETQANLREFGISNEENAFEKSYIDHIVVDESEQSNNRFVRISFYPVWEEEHGCELIMKNGIVLDYFGESGTYIGQFDYD, from the coding sequence ATGACAAGAGAAGAAATATTAATTAATAGTATCTGGACTTCAGGAAAGATGAATGTTTATTCTGAATTTTTTCAGAAAGAAGTTCGGTTAGACTTATTGACTTCTAATTACAACCTTAAAAACACCGAAAAAATAATATCTGAAAGGTTTGTACAAGCGATTAACGACTTTTTGAATTTACCTGTAGAAAGTAGCCCTCTCATAAAAAAATTACTGTATAAGCATTGTTTAGAATGCTGTGAAAATACTTCTTTCGGATTTGATACATTGGATGGGGAAACAGAAACGCAAGCTAACTTAAGAGAGTTTGGTATAAGCAATGAAGAAAATGCCTTCGAAAAATCATATATTGACCACATTGTAGTTGATGAAAGTGAGCAAAGCAATAATCGATTTGTAAGGATCAGTTTTTATCCTGTGTGGGAAGAAGAGCACGGCTGTGAATTAATCATGAAAAATGGTATCGTATTGGACTACTTTGGTGAAAGTGGAACCTATATTGGGCAATTTGATTATGATTAA